One window from the genome of Paramisgurnus dabryanus chromosome 22, PD_genome_1.1, whole genome shotgun sequence encodes:
- the cubn gene encoding cubilin: MAQTLRFTWTFLFLILLSGLQCDDGGQPHNRQKRDISNDQPRMISDNGHLTFSTGYNKDIRFNTLGSGSLKIGAEDLVQQINQIKINKADIDTIKNSGTPPDITNQLNQLNTRVTTLESKVQTIEQTVQRKTCSSNPCQNTGTCLNLLDAFFCICPDNWQGPTCAVDVNECQILAGSPLGCQNGATCLNTPGTFTCTCTPEWYGPHCTSRYDDCAGGSQNLCVHGLCIDSDRVTPNQPKYKCICDAGWMSPPGEAACTADVDECSLPNKPCSTNPSVQCFNTLGSFYCGSCPAGWQGNGYSCQDIDECATNNGGCSTSPPVPCLNTMGSFHCGQCPPGYEGDGKTCTEADICSANNGGCHPLASCTSTPGSFIPSCTCPPGYVGNGYGPAGCTQITDICGTSNPCVNGQCENTATGYICRCDPGWAGQNCDQNVNECSSNPCQNGGTCVDGINGYTCTCTSQWTGPQCQTPQQECGGVLESPAGTFSYPNNPGTGEYDHQVSCAWVIRTDPGQVLRITFPFFDIENSGSCTFDFLEVHDGDSASSYMIGKYCGTAAPAELFSSHNSLYFWFRSDHSISGRGFTVAWQSQAPVCGGELTNSYGDIKSPGYPGNYPPNRDCYWTVNVNPGLLITFAFGTLSLEHHDDCNFDYLEIRDGLLPEDAVMGKYCSTSSPPPLQTTGPTAWIHFHSDFSVSDRGFHITYTTSPSDPGCGGVYTETEGIIISPNWPNNYAHNRQCIYIIRMPQNEVVALNFTHMDLEIHSGCLFDFVEVRDGTSETGPLFGKYCGTTLPAPILSSTNALWIRFQSDNSVAQAGFRATYELVCGGTLSGTGEIRTPLHPNPYPHNKVCEWVINQPMGYVVTLNFLTFDVEGSSQCYFDHVEVRDGPSASSPLIGRYCGTEVPPMLQSSQRSMFIQFKTDASVSNHGFNAEYRSAEQGCGETLTEPTGSFTSPGHPTVYPHGANCTWYISLEPGNLIRLSFTTFNLEYHTNCTYDYVDVYDNGTALTGTLMGRFCGHSVPPSLTSTDSLMTVLLVSDSSLAAEGFSATYVSINATTDCSAVFTSPTGQFNSPNYPSNYPTNRECVYKIIVEVNMQIMLNVTDFLLEASTSCSFDYLEIRDGGYETSPLIGKFCGVSAPPIIVSHSNRLWLKLRSDSVLTYRGFAAHWDGTQTGCGGTLTTSVGGFTSPNYPLPYHPNAECYWHIKTSAGSTLVLSFADFHLESTYDCTFDYLAVYNGNSTNAPQLAKLCGNQIPPPFHSSKENLYVKLRTDSIFHTGGFLANYQTICNGVLIANQSRGRIESLNFPSNYPTYANCSWTIQASMGNTINYTFIAFELEPHTYCAYDYVKLYDGPNEQAPLIGSFCGNTPPPANTTTSGNLHIVFRSDYVLSYKGFQMDWYQNGCGGELFSPSGSFNSPGYPNRYPENRECVWYIQTSPGSSISVTILEFDVEFHPNCNYDKLEVYGGPDLSAPRLAQLCTTRPPSNPLQVASTGNSITVRFISDMYVSGKGFNATWQEVQGGCGGAVTAPSGEIHSPQYPGKYPDNSDCSWTITVDAGHRVFFNFTDLDIEVHYLCDFDYVAIHDGPDESSPLLGKVCGISRPDPIISTQNVIHVRFRSDESRTHKGFSARFSEACGTTIITDDVGGAIASPRYPYTYPPNQNCTWIILAQEPFNHVTLSFTDFEVEMVSGNCSHDRVEILDGDNYDAPSVGRYCGYELPHPVTSFSNALVVNFVSDSSVQKKGFRATYMASTSGCGGHLFMESGAFNSPNYPDVYPPNAECVWTITSSPGNRLQLSFIMFQLQQSTDCSNDYLEIREGHSTGTLVGRFCGDALPSNYTSIVGHILWIKFASDSSVSGAGFRAVFSHLYGNEITGSSGQVASPLYPRNYPDNADYRWTITVNADSYVQIHFLEIDIEDIFDCYYDKLKIFDGPNTHAYLLGEFCGLTLPNPVRSSGSTLTLEFKSDDVIGGKGFLIEWTAVQNSGPLPTIEPGACGGVLTTGDTPRFLFSPGWPEQYQPNLECSWVIRSPGSVVELNLLSLEIEDEVSCLHDSLVIRDGETNLSPLIATICGRQLPGSLHTTGEAMFLRFTSDGTNNGGGFNASYTRGCGGFIHTDRGVISSPQYPQNYKPYLNCNWEVLVTPGFRVSVTFQTPYQIQGFGTQCSTGDYLELRNGPDGNSPSLSGRLCGTSPPSTLQTTDNGLFVHFESDASNEASGFKLVFEAHSSACGGVIGLNDGDPPGYITSPNYPSNYPQNIDCVWIVHVPNGEAVQLDFEDDFYIEPHTGCLYDYIEIRNGPTSDADLIGRLCGNTRPSTQHSTGTTMYIRFRTDTSIAHIGFKAKASIATCGGTYIGQNGMIKSPGYPDSHYPDNSNCEWYLEGPTGHYLTLTYTTFDLQSSIDCTNDFVEIREYNASGRLLGRHCGNSLPTPMDTADSFAYVKFVSDSSGNAAGFSLSFEASVEECGGDLNAPFGTISSPNYPNLYPHSRVCHWRISVPPGRRVTLTINDLRLEDHDTCLFDYVEVRNGLAPSAPRLDRLCGTVPAGTQMKSSGNTMTVIFSTDSSVSNGGFTADYSSEEEAVCGGILSEPGNFTSPDFGIGNYSNNLNCEWLIQNPKHVNSSIVIFIDSLHLEHHQTCEWDYLEFRLGDVNGEFLARFCGQTAPTNPIVVFTPELWVHFLSDEAVVDLGFKVTYYFSECGGLQSGDGGVISSPGYPNQYPSPSRCAWLLEAPEGHTITLTFTYFEVEEHSQCGWDSVTIFNGGSPGAPMIGQYCGHNSPGTVQSGSNKLALVFLADHAVSKGGFVATWSTDSSGCGGIIHADTGTIKSPNYPQNFPTNTQCSWTIIAHDGNHLEMGFASDFQIPDASGQCHNSYIKVWSDSVEKDENLLVTGCGSTAPGVVTAPRNVMKARFQSTETPGKGFSAAFYTRCGANFTGSIGRVVSPNYPDHYPDNSNCNYIIDGGDQNVVVLTFKTFQLEAHSTCIYDGVKIYSGTVINGSPMATLCGNTIPGVFSTFGPMLLNFYSDFSVNDNGFLAEYRTLPCGGTFNGTAGTVSSPAHSIINYLHNINCTYHIHVSNNRVIDLKFNSFSLEASSNCRFDYVAVYDGENILAPLMGKFCGQELPPNLRSSSNQMFLVFVTDASVAAEGWRATYSETLGPQQGCGGYLTSSTAMFGSPDINMNGQYEPRMDCMWTIAVEDNKSINLTFSTFELEGPVGAFCRYDYVKMYDGDSAHYPLVGTYCGDVVPAPFISTSNFLTVHFISDGIVQRRGFNATYVAMDRLCGGTFNATESAQTITSPLYPNPYPPFTSCRWVLDAPSQKAIKVTVQQFQLQSIQSCTSNFLEFKDFPLGDYGQAHKFCSIDSHIPDFYSYGRTMHITFKSDIFMAGNGFSLTYQVAGCSRVYEQEYGYLKSPGWPDIYPENIECNIVLQAPQNSSISLFFTSFDLESHPSCTYDYLEVRNGSTATSPLLGKYCGSMLPNPVFPGTNQLFLHFKSDFAMSRNGFEITWTSSPQGCGGVLYGDHGSFTSPNYPGTYANGTSCEWGIRAPSGRVVTVTFNQISIDDPGDCQNNYLKLYNGPNADSPVVGPYCGLETNIAPFRASSNFVFVQFSAQSAVLPSGFRLTWSS, encoded by the exons CCCAAGTATAAGTGCATCTGTGATGCTGGTTGGATGTCTCCACCTGGAGAGGCAGCGTGCACAGCTGACGTGGATGAATGCAGCCTTCCTAACAAGCCGTGCTCCACAAATCCATCCGTgcaatgcttcaacacattggGCTCCTTCTATTGTGGCTCCTGTCCTGCAG GATGGCAGGGTAATGGTTACAGCTGTCAGGATATAGATGAATGTGCTACAAACAATGGAGGCTGTTCAACATCCCCACCTGTGCCTTGTCTTAACACCATGGGCTCCTTCCATTGTGGACAGTGTCCACCAG GCTACGAAGGAGACGGGAAGACTTGTACTGAAGCTGACATCTGCTCCGCAAACAATGGTGGATGTCACCCGCTTGCATCATGCACATCTACCCCAG GAAGTTTTATCCCATCATGCACCTGTCCTCCTGGTTATGTGGGTAATGGCTATGGACCTGCGGGTTGTACCCAGATCACCGACATTTGTGGGACCAGTAACCCCTGTGTCAACGGCCAGTGTGAG AACACAGCCACTGGATACATCTGTCGCTGTGACCCAGGCTGGGCGGGTCAGAACTGTGATCAAAACGTAAATGAGTGCTCCAGTAATCCCTGTCAGAATGGAGGTACCTGTGTTGATGGGATTAATGGGTACACCTGTACCTGCACTTCCCAATGGACCGGACCACAGTGTCAAACTCCACAGCAAG aATGTGGAGGAGTTCTGGAAAGTCCAGCCGGGACCTTCAGTTACCCAAACAATCCTGGAACTGGGGAGTATGATCATCAGGTCAGCTGTGCCTGGGTCATTCGAACCGACCCCGGCCAG GTTCTGCGGATCACATTCCCTTTCTTTGACATCGAGAACAGCGGCTCCTGCACTTTTGACTTCCTGGAGGTCCATGATGGTGACAGTGCCTCCTCCTACATGATCGGAAAATACTGCGGCACGGCCGCACCAGCCGAACTCTTCAGCTCCCATAATTCTCTGTACTTCTGGTTCCGCTCTGACCATTCGATCAGCGGTCGTGGCTTTACCGTGGCTTGGCAATCTCAGGCACCAG TGTGTGGTGGAGAGTTGACGAATTCATATGGTGACATCAAATCGCCCGGTTACCCTGGTAACTATCCACCTAATCGTGACTGCTACTGGACAGTGAATGTGAACCCTGGTCTGCTCATAACGTTTGCCTTTGGGACCCTAAGCCTTGAACACCATGATGACTGCAACTTTGACTACCTTGAG ATCAGGGATGGGCTGCTACCGGAGGATGCGGTTATGGGAAAATATTGCAGTACATCATCGCCACCACCGCTACAGACAACAGGACCAACCGCATGGATCCACTTTCACTCGGATTTTAGTGTCAGCGATCGAGGATTTCACATAACATACACTACTTCTCCAT CTGACCCAGGCTGCGGCGGCGTCTACACAGAGACCGAGGGAATCATCATCTCTCCCAATTGGCCGAATAACTACGCTCACAACAGGCAGTGCATTTATATCATCAGAATGCCACAGAATGAAGTGGTGGCACTTAACTTCACCCACATGGATTTGGAGATTCATAGCGGCTGTCTGTTTGACTTCGTGGAG GTTCGAGATGGAACTAGTGAGACTGGCCCACTTTTTGGGAAATACTGTGGTACCACATTGCCGGCACCCATTTTGTCCTCCACCAATGCACTCTGGATTCGTTTCCAATCTGACAACTCTGTGGCACAAGCTGGTTTCAGGGCCACATATGAACTTG TCTGTGGTGGAACCCTCTCTGGAACCGGTGAGATCCGCACACCCCTCCACCCTAATCCGTACCCCCATAACAAAGTGTGCGAGTGGGTCATAAACCAACCTATGGGCTACGTGGTCACTCTTAATTTCCTCACATTTGACGTTGAAGGAAGCAGCCAATGCTATTTTGATCATGTTGAG GTGAGAGATGGTCCCAGCGCAAGCTCTCCTCTGATTGGCCGTTATTGTGGAACTGAGGTGCCTCCCATGTTGCAGTCTTCCCAAAGATCCATGTTCATCCAATTCAAAACAGATGCTTCGGTCTCCAACCATGGTTTCAATGCTGAGTATAGATCTGCAGAGCAAG GTTGTGGAGAGACTCTCACAGAACCAACAGGTTCATTCACCAGCCCAGGTCATCCCACCGTGTACCCTCACGGAGCCAACTGCACTTGGTACATCTCTCTTGAACCTGGCAACCTCATCCGTCTGTCATTCACAACCTTCAACTTGGAGTACCACACAAACTGTACATATGACTACGTGGATGTCTACGATAATGGTACCGCACTGACCGGCACCCTTATGGGCAG GTTCTGTGGGCATTCGGTTCCTCCATCTTTAACAAGCACCGATAGTCTGATGACCGTCCTGTTGGTGTCTGACTCTAGTCTTGCCGCCGAGGGTTTTTCAGCCACTTATGTCTCAATCAATGCGACCACAG ACTGCAGTGCGGTATTTACGTCTCCTACCGGACAATTCAACTCCCCCAACTACCCGAGCAATTACCCCACCAATCGGGAgtgtgtctataaaatcatagTGGAAGTCAATATGCAGATCATGCTTAATGTCACAGATTTTCTGCTAGAGGCCTCGACTTCCTGTTCCTTTGACTATTTAGAGATCAG AGATGGAGGCTATGAAACGTCCCCTCTGATTGGTAAATTCTGTGGAGTAAGTGCCCCTCCAATTATAGTATCCCATAGTAACAGGCTCTGGTTGAAGCTACGATCCGACAGTGTGCTCACCTACAGAGGGTTTGCTGCTCACTGGGATGGTACACAGACAG GTTGTGGTGGTACCTTGACCACCAGTGTCGGAGGTTTTACCTCTCCAAACTACCCGCTGCCCTACCACCCCAATGCCGAGTGCTACTGGCACATCAAGACCAGCGCTGGAAGTACGCTGGTGCTCAGCTTTGCAGACTTTCACCTGGAGTCCACTTACGACTGCACATTCGACTACTTAGCG gTTTATAATGGAAACAGCACCAATGCTCCACAGTTGGCTAAGCTGTGTGGAAATCAGATTCCTCCACCTTTCCACTCATCTAAAGAGAATCTGTACGTGAAACTGCGCACAGACAGCATCTTTCACACGGGCGGATTTCTGGCTAACTACCAAACCA TTTGCAATGGTGTGCTGATCGCCAATCAGTCCCGGGGAAGGATCGAGAGCTTAAACTTTCCCAGTAACTACCCCACTTATGCCAACTGTAGCTGGACCATCCAGGCCTCCATGGGCAACACCATCAACTACACCTTCATTGCTTTTGAGCTCGAACCACACACATACTGCGCCTATGACTATGTGAAG CTGTATGATGGACCGAATGAACAGGCTCCTCTGATTGGTTCATTTTGTGGAAACACGCCTCCACCGGCCAACACCACAACCAGTGGCAACCTTCACATTGTGTTCCGGTCCGACTATGTTTTATCATACAAGGGATTTCAAATGGACTGGTACCAGAATG GTTGTGGTGGGGAACTTTTCTCCCCCTCTGGTTCCTTCAACAGTCCGGGATACCCGAACAGATACCCAGAAAACCGTGAGTGTGTCTGGTATATCCAGACCAGCCCAGGGAGTAGCATCTCCGTCACCATTCTTGAGTTTGATGTGGAGTTTCACCCCAACTGTAACTATGACAAACTGGAG GTGTATGGAGGGCCTGACCTCTCCGCTCCGCGATTGGCCCAGCTCTGCACCACACGCCCTCCGAGTAATCCACTACAGGTGGCCAGCACTGGTAACAGTATAACGGTTCGATTCATATCCGATATGTATGTGAGCGGCAAGGGCTTCAACGCAACCTGGCAGGAGGTCCAAGGAG GATGTGGAGGGGCTGTCACAGCCCCTAGTGGAGAAATCCACTCTCCTCAGTACCCCGGCAAGTACCCTGACAATTCGGACTGCTCCTGGACCATCACGGTGGACGCGGGGCACAGAGTATTCTTCAACTTTACCGATCTAGACATTGAAGTTCATTATTTATGTGACTTTGACTATGTGGCT ATCCATGATGGTCCAGATGAGTCGTCTCCTCTCTTGGGTAAAGTGTGTGGCATTTCTAGGCCTGATCCTATTATATCAACACAGAACGTCATCCACGTTCGCTTCAGATCAGATGAATCTCGAACCCATAAAGGCTTCAGTGCCAGGTTCTCAGAAG CATGTGGGACCACTATAATAACTGATGATGTGGGCGGAGCTATTGCCTCTCCCCGCTATCCATACACTTATCCACCCAATCAGAACTGTACCTGGATCATACTGGCACAGGAGCCAT TCAACCATGTGACTCTGTCCTTCACTGACTTTGAGGTGGAGATGGTGTCTGGTAACTGCTCACATGATCGTGTGGAGATCCTGGATGGAGACAATTATGATGCCCCATCTGTTG GTCGATATTGTGGGTATGAATTACCTCATCCAGTCACATCGTTCAGCAATGCCCTAGTGGTAAACTTCGTCTCAGATTCTTCCGTACAAAAGAAAGGTTTCAGGGCAACCTACATGGCCTCAACCTCAG GTTGTGGTGGACATCTCTTCATGGAATCGGGTGCTTTTAACAGTCCAAACTATCCGGATGTATACCCACCTAATGCGGAGTGTGTGTGGACCATCACCAGTTCCCCTGGGAACCGCCTGCAACTGTCCTTCAT TATGTTCCAGCTTCAGCAGAGTACCGATTGCAGTAATGACTACTTGGAGATTCGTGAAGGTCACTCTACTGGCACTCTGGTTGGCCGTTTCTGCGGTGACGCTCTTCCTTCCAACTACACCTCCATAGTTGGCCACATATTGTGGATCAAGTTTGCCTCTGACTCTTCAGTGAGCGGCGCTGGATTCAGAGCAGTATTCTCCCACT TGTATGGGAATGAGATCACAGGCAGTTCTGGCCAGGTAGCTTCCCCTCTTTACCCACGCAACTACCCAGATAACGCAGACTACCGCTGGACCATCACAGTGAATGCAGACTCCTATGTGCAGATTCACTTCCTGGAAATTGACATTGAAGACATTTTCGACTGCTATTATGACAAGCTAAAG ATATTTGATGGTCCAAACACCCATGCCTACCTGCTGGGTGAATTTTGCGGCCTGACCCTGCCCAACCCAGTGAGAAGTTCAGGTAGCACTTTGACTCTTGAGTTTAAATCCGATGATGTCATTGGAGGAAAAGGCTTTCTTATCGAGTGGACGGCCGTTCAAAATTCTGGTCCTTTGCCTACTATAGAGCCAG GAGCATGTGGTGGAGTACTGACGACCGGAGACACACCCAGGTTCCTCTTCTCTCCTGGTTGGCCTGAGCAATACCAGCCTAACCTTGAGTGCTCATGGGTAATCCGCTCTCCTGGCTCTGTTGTGGAGCTTAATCTGCTTTCTCTTGAGATTGAGGATGAGGTTTCGTGTCTGCACGACAGCCTGGTCATCAGAGATG GTGAAACCAATTTATCTCCACTGATTGCAACCATTTGCGGGCGGCAGCTGCCTGGTTCTCTTCACACAACTGGTGAAGCAATGTTCCTGCGATTCACCTCTGATGGCACCAATAATGGAGGAGGGTTCAATGCCTCGTATACCAGAG GTTGTGGAGGTTTCATCCATACGGACAGAGGTGTTATAAGTTCTCCCCAGTACCCACAGAACTACAAGCCCTACCTGAATTGCAATTGGGAAGTATTGGTCACTCCAGGGTTTAGGGTGTCCGTGACATTCCAAACACCCTACCAAATACAAGGGTTTGGCACACAGTGCAGCACTGGGGACTACTTGGAG TTACGAAATGGACCTGATGGCAACTCACCAAGTCTGTCAGGGCGTCTCTGTGGGACCAGCCCTCCATCCACACTTCAAACCACAGACAACGGCTTATTTGTCCACTTTGAGTCAGATGCCTCAAATGAGGCTAGTGGTTTCAAACTGGTATTTGAGGCCCATAGTTCAG CTTGTGGTGGTGTTATTGGGCTGAATGATGGAGATCCGCCAGGTTACATTACATCTCCTAACTATCCATCAAACTACCCCCAAAATATCGATTGTGTGTGGATAGTCCATGTTCCCAATGGAGAGGCTGTACAACTCGACTTTGAGGATGATTTCTACATTGAGCCTCATACTgg ATGTCTTTATGACTACATTGAGATTCGTAATGGCCCCACATCGGATGCTGATTTGATTGGCAGGCTTTGTGGCAATACCCGCCCATCCACACAGCATTCAACGGGCACCACCATGTATATACGGTTTCGAACTGACACCAGCATCGCACATATTGGTTTCAAAGCCAAAGCCTCTATCG CTACATGTGGAGGCACTTACATTGGTCAGAATGGTATGATCAAAAGTCCAGGTTACCCAGATTCACATTATCCAGACAACTCCAACTGTGAATGGTACCTGGAGGGTCCCACTGGACATTATCTGACCCTAACTTACACCACTTTTGACCTCCAGAGCTCCATTGACTGCACTAATGACTTTGTGGAAATCCGTGAATACAACGCCTCAG GTCGTCTATTGGGAAGACACTGTGGAAACAGCCTTCCGACTCCCATGGACACTGCGGACAGTTTTGCATACGTGAAGTTTGTCAGTGATAGCAGTGGAAATGCAGCAGGGTTCAGCCTGTCATTTGAAGCCAGTGTTGAAG AGTGCGGAGGGGATCTGAATGCACCATTTGGGACCATATCATCTCCCAACTACCCAAATCTGTACCCTCACAGCCGAGTGTGTCACTGGAGAATCAGTGTTCCTCCAGGTCGTAGGGTTACTCTAACCATCAATGACTTGAGGCTGGAGGACCACGATACCTGCCTATTTGACTATGTTGAG GTCCGTAATGGTTTGGCGCCAAGTGCCCCTCGATTGGACCGTTTATGTGGCACAGTGCCTGCTGGTACTCAAATGAAATCTTCGGGGAATACTATGACCGTAATTTTCTCCACAGATTCATCAGTGTCTAATGGTGGATTCACTGCAGATTACTCCTCAGAGGAAGAAGCAG TGTGTGGTGGGATACTTAGTGAACCTGGCAACTTCACCTCACCGGACTTTGGCATTGGAAACTACAGCAACAACTTGAACTGCGAATGGCTGATCCAGAACCCAAAGCATGTGAATTCCTCAATTGTGATATTTATAGACAGCCTCCATCTAGAACATCATCAAACCTGCGAGTGGGACTACTTGGAGTTCAGACTGG GTGATGTGAATGGAGAGTTCCTGGCCCGTTTCTGTGGTCAGACCGCACCTACAAACCCCATAGTGGTGTTTACCCCTGAGCTCTGGGTCCACTTTCTATCGGATGAGGCTGTAGTTGACTTGGGCTTTAAAGTCACATATTACTTTTCAG AGTGTGGAGGTTTACAGAGTGGAGATGGAGGTGTCATTTCTAGCCCTGGATATCCCAACCAATATCCCAGTCCAAGCCGCTGTGCATGGCTTCTTGAGGCTCCAGAAGGACACACTATCACT CTCACTTTTACGTACTTTGAAGTGGAAGAGCACAGCCAATGCGGTTGGGACTCTGTGACTATCTTCAATGGAGGCTCACCAGGAGCCCCCATGATTGGTCAATATTGTGGACACAACTCTCCTGGAACAGTCCAATCAGGTTCCAACAAGTTAGCTTTGGTGTTTCTTGCTGATCATGCAGTGTCCAAAGGAGGATTTGTTGCTACCTGGTCAACGGACTCATCAG GGTGTGGTGGAATCATTCATGCTGATACAGGCACCATCAAGTCTCCCAATTATCCACAGAATTTCCCAACCAATACTCAATGTTCCTGGACCATCATAGCCCATGATGGAAATCATCTTGAAATGGGCTTTGCCAGTGACTTCCAGATCCCAGATGCAAGTGGACAGTGTCATAACAGTTACATCAAG GTATGGTCTGACAGCGTAGAGAAAGATGAGAATCTCTTGGTCACTGGTTGTGGCTCTACAGCACCTGGTGTAGTCACTGCACCCCGAAATGTTATGAAGGCCCGTTTCCAATCCACAGAAACGCCTGGCAAAGGATTCTCTGCCGCATTTTATACTC GATGTGGAGCAAATTTTACAGGCTCAATTGGACGGGTAGTATCTCCAAACTACCCAGACCACTATCCAGATAATTCCAATTGTAATTACATCATTGATGGAGGAGACCAGAACGTAGTTGTCCTCACATTTAAAACTTTCCAATTGGAGG CACACTCCACATGTATCTATGACGGTGTGAAGATCTACAGTGGTACAGTCATCAATGGTTCTCCAATGGCTACTCTTTGTGGAAATACCATCCCAGGCGTCTTCTCCACTTTTGGACCAATGCTTCTGAACTTCTACTCTGATTTCTCAGTTAACGATAATGGCTTCCTGGCTGAATACAGAACCTTGC CATGCGGTGGTACATTTAATGGCACTGCGGGGACAGTCAGCAGTCCTGCGCATTCAATCATCAACTATCTTCACAACATCAACTGTACATATCACATACACGTCAGCAACAATCGCGTCATTGACCTCAA ATTCAACTCTTTCAGTTTAGAGGCCTCCTCAAACTGTCGCTTTGATTATGTGGCTGTGTACGACGGAGAAAACATTCTTGCCCCGCTAATGGGGAAATTCTGCGGACAGGAGCTTCCGCCAAACCTCAGGTCCTCGTCCAATCAGATGTTTCTCGTATTTGTCACTGACGCATCAGTTGCGGCAGAGGGTTGGAGAGCAACCTACAGTGAAACTTTAG GTCCACAGCAGGGTTGTGGTGGCTACCTGACGTCCTCCACTGCAATGTTTGGTTCTCCCGATATTAACATGAATGGACAGTATGAGCCACGTATGGACTGTATGTGGACCATTGCTGTGGAGGATAATAAATCCATTAACCTCACATTCTCCACATTTGAGCTTGAAGGTCCAGTTGGAGCCTTCTGCAGATATGACTATGTCAAG ATGTATGATGGTGACAGTGCTCACTATCCACTGGTTGGAACATACTGTGGTGATGTAGTTCCCGCTCCTTTCATCTCAACCAGTAACTTCCTAACCGTTCACTTTATATCAGACGGCATCGTGCAACGCCGCGGATTCAACGCCACTTATGTGGCAATGGACA GACTTTGTGGAGGAACATTCAATGCAACAGAATCGGCTCAGACCATCACATCTCCTCTCTATCCAAATCCTTACCCACCCTTCACCTCGTGCCGCTGGGTTCTGGATGCTCCTTCTCAAAAGGCTATAAAGGTGACCGTTCAACAGTTTCAGCTCCAGTCCATCCAGAGCTGCACCAGCAACTTCCTGGAATTTAAAGACTTCCCACTG GGGGATTATGGGCAGGCTCATAAGTTCTGTAGCATAGACTCGCACATACCAGATTTCTACAGTTATGGCCGCACCATGCACATCACTTTTAAATCCGATATCTTCATGGCTGGCAATGGATTCAGTCTGACCTATCAGGTTGCAG GTTGCAGTCGAGTTTATGAGCAGGAATATGGCTACCTGAAAAGTCCAGGCTGGCCTGATATATATCCTGAAAATATTGAATGCAACATCGTACTGCAGGCGCCTCAGAACAGCTCCATCTCTCTGTTCTTCACCAGTTTCGATCTGGAGAGTCACCCTTCCTGTACCTATGACTATCTGGAG GTGAGAAACGGCAGCACTGCCACGTCTCCTCTTTTAGGGAAGTACTGTGGAAGCATGCTGCCCAATCCCGTCTTCCCTGGAACCAACCAACTATTTCTGCATTTCAAGAGTGACTTTGCTATGTCCCGCAATGGCTTTGAGATCACCTGGACTTCTTCACCACAGG gttgtggtgGTGTGTTATACGGAGACCACGGCTCTTTCACCAGTCCGAACTACCCTGGCACCTATGCCAATGGCACATCATGTGAATGGGGAATTAGAGCCCCTAGTGGCAGAGTTGTGACAGTCACGTTTAACCAGATCAGCATTGATGATCCAGGAGACTGTCAGAATAACTACCTGAAGTTGTATAACGGACCCAATGCTGATTCACCTGTCGTTGGGCCTTACTGTGGATTG GAGACAAATATCGCACCATTCAGAGCATCAtcaaattttgtgtttgtgcAGTTCTCTGCCCAGTCTGCTGTTCTTCCATCTGGGTTCAGACTCACCTGGAGCAGCTGA